GCAAAAAAGACCATGCTGCGCAAAATTCCCCATGGTCTATATATCTGTGGGGTCAGGGATGGTGAAGAAACAATCAATGGCTTCACGGTCAGCTGGGTGATGCAGTCTTCCTTCAAACCGCCACTAATAGTTAACTGTGTTAAACAAGATACTGGCTCCCACGGCATCATTACCAAAACACAGGTATTTGCCCTCAGCTTCCTAGATAGTGGGCAAAAAGATATGGCAGCAAAATTTTTCAAACCCCAAAGTCGCGTTGGTAATAAGTTTGCTGATGTAGAATTTTACCTAGGAGAAGTAACTGGTTGTCCGATCATTTCTGACTCCCTCGGTTATGTAGAATGCCAGGTCAGAGGAACTGTGGAAGAAGGCGATCACACAGTCTTTGTTGCTGAAGTCGTTGGTGCTGGCATTCATCGGGAAGGAGATCAGTTGTTACTGGAAAGCACTGGTTGGCAGTATGGCGGTTAGAGATTAGACTTCTTACAGAAGTCGGGAACAGGGAACAGGGAACAGGGAACAGTGGGCAAGAATTGACCTAAAGCGATGCAGCGCGGTCTTGGGGGTTTCCCCCATGAGCGACTACCGGTGCGGTCATGGGGGATGCTGTTGGCGAAATATTTCTTAATAAACCAAGAAGCCGCATCAGCCCTCACCCCCAGCCCCTCTCCCAAGGTTGGGAGAGGGGAGCAGATTACGGAAGAATAAGGGTTTCACGAATTCGCCAGCAGCATCAAAGTTGGGGGATTTAGGGGGCTTTAACAAAACCAGATGATTGCGCATTCATTCCTTAATTCAGCAACGCCAATAACTTAGCTTGAATGCCAACTGCTCTATTCCCTATTCACTGTTCCCTGTTCCCTGTTCCCTGTTCCCTAAAAATCCAGAAATATGTACTCAAGAAAGTCGCAAACCGCTATATCAAAACTATGCCGCTAATTAAAGTTCAAACTTCTATTGATGCTCCAGAATCAGCAGCGGTTGAAGGGTTGCTGAAAAACCTTTCCGGAAAACTAGCCGAGCATGTGGGGAAACCAGAAGCTTATGTGATGACAGCGTTTGAGCCTGGTGTTGCTATGACGTTTGCTGGTAGCTTTGACCCAGTTTGCTATGTGGAAATTAAAAATATTGGCACCATGAAGCCCACTCAAACTAAGGCCATGAGTCAGGATTT
The Moorena sp. SIOASIH genome window above contains:
- a CDS encoding flavin reductase family protein, translated to MLDEQAKKTMLRKIPHGLYICGVRDGEETINGFTVSWVMQSSFKPPLIVNCVKQDTGSHGIITKTQVFALSFLDSGQKDMAAKFFKPQSRVGNKFADVEFYLGEVTGCPIISDSLGYVECQVRGTVEEGDHTVFVAEVVGAGIHREGDQLLLESTGWQYGG
- a CDS encoding phenylpyruvate tautomerase MIF-related protein, producing MPLIKVQTSIDAPESAAVEGLLKNLSGKLAEHVGKPEAYVMTAFEPGVAMTFAGSFDPVCYVEIKNIGTMKPTQTKAMSQDFCKTINETLGVALNRIYIEFADAQRHMWGWNGSTFG